In Pyrus communis chromosome 11, drPyrComm1.1, whole genome shotgun sequence, the sequence CCACAACATCCTTTGAAGTCCTTGGGATACAGTCTGTGGAGAGAAGAAGCTGAGTGTCTCCCCTGGCTGGACGATAAGAAGCCAAACTCGGTTGTTTATGTGAATTTCGGCAGCATAACGGTCATGACACCGGAACAACTTGTGGAGTTTGGCTGGGGACTTGCAAAGAGCAAGCTTGCTTTCTTCTGGGTAATTAGGCCTGACTTGGTAATTGGTAAATCAGCAATTTTTCCATCTGAGTTTGTGGATGAAACTAAAGGAAGAAGTCTAATAGCGAGTTGGTGCCCTCAAGAGCAAGTCCTTAACCACCCATCAGTTGGAGGATTTTTGACACACAGCGGTTGGAATTCGACAATGGAAAGTGTGTCTGCAGGAGTGCCCATGTTGTGTTGGCCTTTCTTTGCTGATCAACAAACAAACTGTCACTGTACTTGCAAAGAATGGGGCATTGGTACGGAgattgataaaaatgtgaagaGAGATGAAGTGGAGAAGCTTGTTAGAGAGCTGATGCAAGGAGAGAAGGGTAAGAGAATGAAGCATGAGGCCATGGAGTGGAAGAAATTGGCAGAGGAAGCCAATGGTCCACACGGTTCTTCATCTGCAAACTTGGAAAAATTAGTGAATCAATTTCAATTGTAAGAAAAGTCTAGATGTTCTGCACAAGAACAACCAAGAAACATGCACTGCATTCCTAGATGTTATTGGTTCGATGAATTGGCAACATGTTTAGCCTGCCACCATCTTCAATTTTGTCTAGATATTAATTTCGGGTTGAACATTTTAATGTTATACATTATTTGCTATGTATGCGATTCTACCCTGTCACTGGGATCATACATTGTGGCACATAAGATTTTCTCCTGCCAAAGATACAAGATAACATCGATTTCCTATCGAAATTTGGATAAATACTCCAGCACTATTAACAGGAATAGAAGAACAAGTGCATGTAACCAATGACAATTTAGATGGTAAAGTAATATTTCGGCAACGTAAAACAAAAGTGATTCTGTAAAGCATCTTTCGTAATTATCAGTCGGCTTTGGTTTTGAAGGTAAATGACAAACCGAATTATTGTAAAGCATATATGTTTCCTACCCAGTTTTAATTCTTACATTATTGTAAAGCAGTTCTCTTTCTCTATTAAATAAGGGGACAGTCGTGAACTAGTGATCAAGTGCTGTCTTTCTGCCTTGCTCAACTGATTTTTCGTTTGCAAATCTACTAATCAATGAATTACTTTTTGAAATTCATGATCAAGGGGGTGGCCTAGGCAGTAGGCAAATCAACTAATAAGTCATGCGTAAAACGATTTCTTCAAAACCTTGCCTATTTTCTTTCACGATCTCCCTAGGACATGCGTAAAATAGCAAATCAACCAAAGCATAATATTCATAattttcataatatttttttcatctGTTGCTGCTAAGTTGGATGATACCAACTATCTTCAATGGCATTTTCAGATGAAATTGATGCTCGAAGGGTATGGCATTATGGATTTTGTGGATGGATCAAATCCTTGTCCctctcagttttcttcttcagGTTCTGCTGATTCAGAGGTTGTATCCACTAGTTCCAATTTCAGAGTTGAATCTGATGAGTTTAAGGTTTTGAAGATGCATGATAGAGCACTAATGCAACTTATCACTGCTAATTTGTCTTCGATTGCAATTTCTTGTGCAACTGGGAGCACCAATGTAAGAGATTTATGGGTGGGTCTTCAAGACTAATTTTTTGGGGATCCGGAGATCTTGTAATTATGTCCGTTCAccgtacattgtgcggtcataaatcattttaaattttaaattaaatataaatagcacctaatgaaaactaaccgcataatgtacgatgaatagaTATGATTACAAGATTCCCCAGATCCTCAAGAAAAAGATCCGGCGAGCTGATAATTTAAAGctgtttttagttttgaaaacacattttCAAAACGGCCTGAAATTTACCGTAAGATCCGGGATAGAATTGAACTTTAATCTTTTCTTGATAAGAGAAAAATTTGAACTTTCATTATCAAGTATCTTATTAATACTCTCAACAAGCTTTTTGATAATCACGAATTCTGTTTGAAGATTCCAACCAGCCGGCCTTGTCATCTTGTCATGTAATTTTAGCAAAGAAACTCTAGTTTACAGggccttttttttattctctttctaaaaataattttgattgCTTATGCCCGTCCTTTCTTCATGTTTTTACTTGCTACTCCATTCATATTGGACATGTATGTAATGACAGTTTAGTCTTCGTAAAATTTGTGTACCGATTTTCTCATCAAGTTGGACGTTCTTCATCTACTTGTCTCAAAGGTTAGAAATTTGAGTATGACAGTCAGATTAGATGGATGATCAgttataattttaaaagaaacaagTCTTATTGTATTTGAATATGATTTGAGTTTACATGGGTATAACTTCCGAAACACATTTTCACCTTTTGTGAGAGTTATATGAATAGTGAATTTGATCAAACTACTCTATTCAAGTTTGTATCCTCAAACGTTGACTCTTTCAAATTGTTAGTTGGTAACTTATTTTTGTTTACTGACACGCCTGACCCTGATATTCTCCAAACACCAAGGTAACAAAATTGTTAGTTGGTAACTTATTTTTGTTTACTATAATCcatgattattaatttattataatagTCATGCCAAAATTCTTGTGCATGGGACTCTTTGTAGAACTCATTGTCCTAACCTATAAAATGCAAACATTATAAACATTCATCATTATCAGAAATTTACACACAAAGTAAGATGGGTTCTAATAAACCTCATGCTGTTTGTGTGCCTGTTCCACTTCAGGGTCACTTAAAGGCAATGCTCAAATTGGCAAAGCTCCTCCACCATAAAGGCTTTCACATAACCATTATCAACACAGAGTTCAACCACAGGCGCTTACTTAAATCTCTTGGACCCAACTCCCTAGATGGCTTGTCGGATTTTCGGTTTGAAACGATTCCCGATAGCCTTCCAGATTCGAATGAAGATGCCACCCAAGACCTCAATTTGCTCGCTGATTCCATCAGGAATAAGTTCTTGGCACCTTTTCTAGACCTCGTCACAAAACTGAACAATGAAAATCCAGTGATCTGCATTGTTTCGGATGGTTTCATGCCTTTCACAACTCCTGCTGCCAAACAACTTGGCATCCCCATCACACTTTTCTTTACTTTTGCAGCAAGCAGCTTCATGGCGTTTAAGCAATATCCTGCTTTGGTGGAAAAAGGACTTGCACCACTCAAAGGTGAAACAATTGAAGAAACTAATCTTTAATTTTAGTATTAGTTTCTCTTCGGTCTTTGCCAATCAACAATTGCGTCGCTAGTGACTACTCTAGTAGCACCCAGTTTCCACTCTGTTGGAGGAGGTGTGAGTTCAAAGTTCACCAACGAAAGTTGTTGCATTAGTAAAAAAGTGAAAttatggtccatgagatttgctcTTTAATTTTCTAAGTATGCAAATTAATGAACTTTCATTAATGTTCAAGTATCGTGTGGGTGCTAATTGTGCAGATGAGAGTTGTTTCGTAAATGGATTTTTAGACCAGGTTATAGATTGGATTCCAGGAATGAAAAATATCCGTTTAAGGGATCTCCCAAATAACTTTTTAACAACAGATCCCAATGATGAAATTTTCACTGGCGTCCTTGAAGTAATTGGTCAAGTTCATGAAGCCTCAGCAGTCATTGTACATACTTTTGATGCATTGGAGCCAGATGTTTTGGATGCTCTCTTGTCTATGTCTCCACCTGTATACGCCATTGGCCCTCTTCAATTACTTCTCAATCAGATACCACAACACCCTTTGAAGTCCTTGGGATACAGTCTATGGAGGGAAGAAACTGAGTGCCTCAAATGGCTTGATGATAAGGAGCCAAACTCAGTTGTTTATATGAATTTCGGCAGCATAACGGTAATGACATCGGAACAACTTGTGGAGTTCGGTTGGGGTCTTGCAAATAGCAAGCTTACTTTCTTTTGGGTAATTAGGCCTGACTTGATCATCGGTGAATCCGCAATTTTACCACCTAAGTTTGTGGATGAAACTAAGGAAAGAAGTCTAATAGCAGGTTGGTGCCCACAAGAACAAGTGCTTAACCATCCATCAGTTGGAGGATTTTTAACACATAGCGGTTGGAATTCGACAATAGAGAGTGTGTCTGCAGGCGTGCCTATGTTATGTTGGCCATTCTTTGCTGATCAGCAAACCAACTGCCACTATAGTTGCAAAGAATGGGGCATTGGTATGGAGATTGATAATAAAGTGAAGAGAGATGAACTGGAGAAGCTTGTCAGAGAATTAATGGAGGGAGAGaaggggaagaaaatgaagaataaGGCCATCGAGTGGAAGACATTGGCAGAAGAAGCCACTGGTCCACATGGTTCTTCATCCACAAACTTAGAGAAATTAGTGAATCAAATGCAATTAAGAAAAAGCTAGATGTTTTGGATAAGAAGTTATTTGTTCAAAGACTAGCTaggtatattttattttgttaccgTCTTCAGTTTTATCTAGATATAAGTTTTATCTTATGTACCAATATTTACTTTGTCTGGGTCACTTGACGATAGATGCAGACACAGAGTATGTACACTTAGGGACACATGATTATTTTCTTCTATGGTTTGAGAACGTCTAAAGTTAATTACTGAAAGATACAAGAAGGTATTGAATTTCTCAAAGAAAATCTCCATCATCAAAGGAGAAACCACTTATAGGGcatttactaatccgtaatcagattgtgaggaattgaattgaggaggaattggattgaggaggaattgaaatgaggtggaatcagaatcagattcttgttgaagttgtttGCTAAAACTGAGGTAGAATCAAAATCAGATTCTTGGTTTACTAAAACTGTCTGGAATCGGAGTAGGAAAGATGTTTGAGtctatataagttgtttactaattcacttcaatcGGAATTAAAACTAGGTAGATTACTAAATTGcctttacataaataaattattttcatactaaataattaaattaaatttattaattaaattcatctatataaaaatatttaaacatgttttatttgtttattttttgagagaaagttttatttatttgtttattaaaagATGGTTTTTTCATCCATCCCCCACTTGTCCATCTTTCCCACGGCTCCCTTTCATCTTAAAGGTATTTCTTCCCAGTCGCATAACCCTCTACCCATCCCTCCCTTTCCTTGCCCTGTCTTTATCTTCCACCCCTTTATGCCTCCATAGCCATTGCCCCATAGCTAGGCCATTCATGGTCTAGAGCGGAGCGGTCTTGTCACCATCTTGATCTCGGTCCACTACGTCAGGTAAAAGTGCAACGATCGAATTCAGGTAAGAGTCCAGCAATTCGGTGAAACAAGTGGAGATTAGGCTAGGTATGTGATGTGGCCATACACTGCCGAGGGTGTGGTGTTGACAGAGATGAAGAATGAGCAATGCTGGATAAGTGTCAAATGAAGGACAATCTTGGGATAATAAGAAATAAGTGAGGTTATAATTGGTAGAAAAAATCCATTCGAGATTCCTCAGATGTCCATGAATTAAAATACCTCCCTCATGTAGGgagtccaattcctccaaaatAAGGAGTGGGATTCCCAGTGTGAAACCTTGTCCCTGATTTATCGTATTTTGTATTATCGGACTTATGAAACTACCAAATTACCCTTgagttgactttcgttgaccatcTCGTCAAAACACGTATTCCTAATTTTTGTAACTTATTCTTATGTATTCATCACCACGAACGTGTAGGCGCAAACGGATTCGAAATTGGATTTATAACGAAGTTTTTACGTTTCGAAACATCGAACGATTTTCGGATATTTTTCGTGTTTCGTCCTTAGTAACCTTGTTTTGTGAGCCACTAGGGCTCACATGTTTCCTCCCTTTTCCCTCCCCGTGACctctttcctctttcttttgtCTGAAAcactctttctccctctcacaactctttcatctctctctttctcgacACTCTCAGCTCTCTTTCAAACCACTCTTTCCAAGGGCTtctcacacaaacaaacaacacgACAATGACAACAACATCCCCACCATCACCCTGGTGAACTCCGAATTAAAGGAGAACCCTCCAAACACTTCCAAACTCACTACACAGTGCATTCACTATTCATCGAGTTTTCCGACGAGTTTCCACGTTCTCCGGCGAAGGTAAGCCTCAAACCTCATCCAAAAGTTGTAGATTGTATCTCGGTTAtgtttggagtagttttgggaATTTTTGGTGATGTTTGGATGTAGGAATCGCACGGGGGAAGCTTTCCCATTTTTCTAGCAAGCATTGCCACTTTCAAGTCGTTTTCCGATCAAACCATGTCGAGTTAGCTGTCTtgcaaggtaccattctcttcatctcgtcaAGAAGTATAATTTTTGTTCTTGAATCACtagatttcgttgagtattgaagacgttatgaatgtttaaagtttacctagtttctAGTGAGTTTTCCAGTTTGCCTGTGTaccagtcacctttcaagcAATTTTCTGGTCATCTCTGGCAACCAttaggcttccaaataggtataatcttattcttcACTTTCCTAGCTTcgtttgatatattatgggtcgaatttggttaagaaatgagtgagttacgaagctttgaaaattgtccaaactTCTGGCCAAAAATCCCAGATTCCGGTGAGCTCCAGCTAGCTCAGCACTTTGACCGGCTTGGCTCGGCTGAGTCAACCTGGACTTCTGGTCAACGTTGACCATTGACCAGTCAACGTTGATTTTGGGTTGACTTTTTGGGGTTTCGGCCGAGACCCCTCCTAAACTAATTTCGATGTTCTGATTCCAAATCCGCACTCCAtcttcccaaattcaatcgtttgagtaaagttttattaattggtccttttatgtgcttaggtgtgTTTGTTAGTGGTGTTTTCATCCTTCCTAGTTCGAACGGCTCTTCAGCAACGGAGTAtctatgagtggaccccttccaaaatgcatcatttaATTAcaagaaatgcatacatgaaaagcatgattttatgactacATTTTACaaaacgtttatgagtaaaacggatttacgctttatgaaatatcatgctttatcaGATTTATGTTCTTTGAAAGATTTATGATTATATACCATGAAcatgatttatgatatgatgtttgagctattgagcaCTAATGAGACATATTTTAGAAATATTATGTTTATGATTTATGTGCTTATATATAtgcctacgggcgaatgataTCAATAAATGGCTTCGGTTGGGTGATGTAGGAGCCTATAGGAAAATGATACctatatatggcttcggtcAAGTGATGTAGGGGCCTATAGGCGAATGAAGATTTATATATGGCTTTGGTCCGGTGATGTAGGGCCTGCAGGCGAATGAATGCCTTCGGGTGAATGAAGAATGAAGATATATATATGCCTACGGGCAGGTGATGAAGTGCCTTCGGGTGAAtgaagatttatatatatatatatatatatatatatgtatatgccttTATGATGCTACTAAGAAAACTATATATAATgtatgttttatgaagtttatatggcatgctagggtcttcggaaaacctattacatattatgctagatgagttttcataaactttgggggttagtacgttgaagaataattgttttagtattccttatatataaacttggtcctctcatgttttgttttatgccccttcaggacttagaatcaagGCATACAATCCCAACGTTAAGGCATTTCCGCATCGGTATCTttgagtcctctcggtgtaggacccctTTCTTTGTAATATTAATTAGTAGTAcgctctgaacatgtcatgcatcaTCACCATTATTTTGTTGGTAgttgaatattattatattattttgtaaaggttttatttgaatattaCGTTGCATAGTTATGTGCGAAATTTTTATGTATGTTTTACATGTTATCAGCATATACATTCAtaaatggcttgcgtcaccctcgggtgtcagcCAGCATATAGCCATCCCATTGTCCTTTGGACACCGGGATCGAGGCGTGTTAGATTGGTATCGAAGCCTAGTTAttcagagcatacttaggatcTTGTGTTATTGTAGTAGTGTGACGGCCTTGACATTATTTGGATGCCACGGTTTCCGGATTTGATGCCTTTTGGTGCAGTTGTGTAaacctttttttgtttgaattgtcACATTCTATTTGAAGTACAAAATTCGTGTCGGGATTATGCCTTAACAGCGACGAATTGTAGTGATGAACGACTCATCAACAAATCGATACTTTGTGACATGCATTCCCTAGGAATGGCGGGTAGAGTTGGATTTACATTGAAGTAACGCGAAATAGAAAACCTCAGTGAGAAGAAGTCTGGTTAAAACCAGCTAAAGATCAGAGTCGGTGATGCTACTCTACGACATGCGATCCTTAGGAATGGCGGACAGAGTCGTATCTACCTAGGAGTGTTGTGAAACAGAGAAATCTTAGTGGTATAAGTGGGAGATCTGAAACAGTGAAGTTACTCAGTGACATGCATTCCCTAAGAATGGCGGATAGAGTCATATCTATATGGAATTTCCTCGAAACATTTGAAGTGCGAGTTGGAGAAAACGAGTAACTGATAGTCGTGTTTAGTAAGTGTTAGTTGGTAAGGTCGAATCAATGTTCTCGGACTTGTTGCCACTGAGGGAATTCGTGTAGACCATCTGAAGATTTCTCAGTGATTGTACTATAGATAACCTTCTCGCTTACTCCAACACCAAGGTCAAGTTCACCAAACATCGACAGTAAGTTTTACACCAAATCCTTTAGCGTTGGCTTTGTTTAGACTAAATACTTTTCTTGGGAGACTCTTTTATAGTAGACGCCATTCTCATCAATTTCCAAAAAGGTTACGATCgttggaaattgaaaatcatCACAAGGTGTCGTGAAATGCGAAATATTCTTGATTTTGTTACTTTCTATCAGCAGTTCTTAACGATTCTTTGAGCATAGCCTGATCTCCTTCTTGGCTATGAAACTAGTCAATTTTGTTGAGTTGTTGAAGGTGAACGAAGCTCCTGATAATGGAAATATTGTCTCGCTTGATCATTGTTCTTACACTTTTTGATGACATCGATGAATTTCAATCCTATGATGATGTGTTATCGAATGTCTGGCTGCATGTTGATGCAACATGATCGAGTAATGCGTGTTCATCTTTATGGTTGGAACCGCAGGAGGTAAACCATCCTATCTTCGACCTTGAGCCAGTGGTTACCGTCTTACTTGAAAAACTAATGACACATTTTCTTTGTAGAAATTTATGTGGGACGAAAGTTGGGAACAAAACTTTTTAGAGTTTGGAACATCGTCTAACTCATGCTCCCCCTTGCTTTTCTTGATGTTAGTGGTGAGTTTTAAGTCTCTTGTTTTGCATCATTTCTAACCAAAGAAGTTGTAGTGTGTTCTGACATAGAAATAGTTGAGTTTTAGACGAAATAGGTGGATGGGGCTCATCGATGATTTTGGATTGCACTTTTGAGTACCATCTTGGTTAGGCAAATGTCGTAGCTGGTGCTTTTAGTCAAATATTCCATGGACAGCTTACCTCCATCCAAGCTATCCATGTCTCACTATTGTTTTCCCTTCATGGATTTGGCTTTATTTTGGCATCCGATCCACGGTGAGTATTGTCGGCTCACTTATAAGTCAAACTTGTTTTGATAGAGTTTGGGCAAGAAGCCCAAGGGTTGTTCAGTAAAATGCGAGTTTGAAGGAGCAAGTGTCGGATGACATGAGACGGGATTTGAAAGTTTGAGGAATTGGAACTCTGTTGATAAGAAACAAATTGTTCTTGCCTAAGGGTAAGGAAACTGTGAAAAAGGAAAATTCTTGATGAGGCTCATATTTCAGTGTATGCCATGCATGTTGTCAGTACTAAATTGTACCACTGTTTTTGTCAGCTTTATTACTGGTGTTGTATGTATGGGATATCGCTGAATATGTGAGTAGGTGCCTGATTTACAAGTAAGTGGAAGCGGTGAGATGGAAGCCATCGGGCTTATCTCAATTTCTTATATCCCTGTTTGGAGATGGGAAGAAATTTCCTTGGGTTGTCAGGGACTATTGAGGATGCAAATAGAAATGGGTGAATGTCACCATAGATTTCTTGTACAAACCACCTTATACACGTGGAGACTATgatgacatttcaaaaattgcTATCAACTCACTC encodes:
- the LOC137709427 gene encoding 7-deoxyloganetin glucosyltransferase-like — encoded protein: MGSNKPHAVCVPVPLQGHLKAMLKLAKLLHHKGFHITIINTEFNHRRLLKSLGPNSLDGLSDFRFETIPDSLPDSNEDATQDLNLLADSIRNKFLAPFLDLVTKLNNENPVICIVSDGFMPFTTPAAKQLGIPITLFFTFAASSFMAFKQYPALVEKGLAPLKDESCFVNGFLDQVIDWIPGMKNIRLRDLPNNFLTTDPNDEIFTGVLEVIGQVHEASAVIVHTFDALEPDVLDALLSMSPPVYAIGPLQLLLNQIPQHPLKSLGYSLWREETECLKWLDDKEPNSVVYMNFGSITVMTSEQLVEFGWGLANSKLTFFWVIRPDLIIGESAILPPKFVDETKERSLIAGWCPQEQVLNHPSVGGFLTHSGWNSTIESVSAGVPMLCWPFFADQQTNCHYSCKEWGIGMEIDNKVKRDELEKLVRELMEGEKGKKMKNKAIEWKTLAEEATGPHGSSSTNLEKLVNQMQLRKS